In the Silvanigrella aquatica genome, CTATTTGAGCCATGTTTTTAGGACTATTTTCTAAAACTTCAAGAACTTGGTTCTTAAACTCAAGAGAATATTGACTTTTAACTGATTTCTTCTTTACCATTGGACAACCCTTCTATATGAACGCCTAAGTTCATAGCACATTGTCCACCAAAAGGAATCACTTTAAGGTTCAGGATTTAATATTCCAACTAGTATATCGATATTAGAAACGATATCACAATAATAATTAGAATTTATTTAACGCAGAATGTAGATGAATTTAAATTCTATGTTAACTTGCCAAAAACCTAACACTTTCAAAATTATAAAATTAATCATGCTAAATTCATTATTGAAACATTAAAGGAAATCCAAAAATGAAATCAACTTTTCATAACTTTTTAAAAAATGTATTTTTATCTGCCACAATGCTATTGCCCATTACAAATGCACTTTCGGAAGAGCAAAAGGTGATCCAATTTGGCAGCGACTTTTGGTGCCCCTATACCTGTGACGAAAC is a window encoding:
- a CDS encoding transposase family protein, whose protein sequence is MVKKKSVKSQYSLEFKNQVLEVLENSPKNMAQIAREFGVSYPTLNSWNRSIGDKNKLNF